The Saccharomonospora glauca K62 genome has a segment encoding these proteins:
- a CDS encoding adenine phosphoribosyltransferase has product MSGTQLDRALDLITEIPDFPEPGVLFRDLSPLFGDATAFASVIEALGEAIGDGVDRLAAVEARGFVLAAALGYARRLGVALVRKPGKLPNVAGRVDYELEYGKASLELPMGSVNAGERVAIVDDVLATGGTVAATAELIRSAGAEVTGVAVVLELAELGGRSRLDGLPVHALRTV; this is encoded by the coding sequence GTGAGCGGAACTCAGCTCGACCGGGCGTTGGACCTCATCACCGAGATCCCCGACTTCCCGGAGCCCGGTGTCCTGTTCCGTGACCTGAGCCCGCTCTTCGGCGACGCCACCGCGTTCGCCAGCGTGATCGAGGCATTGGGCGAGGCCATCGGCGACGGGGTCGACCGCCTTGCCGCCGTGGAGGCCCGTGGCTTCGTGCTGGCGGCTGCTCTCGGCTACGCCAGGCGACTCGGGGTGGCCCTGGTCCGCAAACCGGGCAAGCTGCCCAACGTCGCCGGCCGGGTCGACTACGAGCTGGAGTACGGCAAGGCGAGCCTGGAACTGCCGATGGGGTCGGTCAACGCCGGTGAGCGCGTCGCGATCGTGGATGACGTGCTGGCCACGGGCGGCACCGTGGCGGCGACCGCCGAGCTGATCCGCAGCGCGGGGGCCGAGGTCACCGGGGTCGCCGTGGTGCTGGAACTGGCCGAACTCGGGGGTCGCTCCCGGCTCGACGGGCTGCCCGTGCATGCCCTGCGCACGGTCTGA